The following proteins are co-located in the Candidatus Planktophila lacus genome:
- the mtrA gene encoding MtrAB system response regulator MtrA: MTLVMVVDDDQDLAEMLGIVLTGAGIDVDLVSRGDEVLEVFRNNPPDLVLLDVMLPGLDGIEVCKLIRAESMVPIVMLSAKGDSHDVVRGLEAGADDYMVKPFRHPSELIARIRTRLRRTNADISGLLVIGDLSIDVTAHEVSRAGKKIALTRLEFDLLVALAKEPGRVFTRDALLGEVWGYRHSTDTRLVNVHVQRLRSKVEHDPEHPHIIMTVRGVGYKAGVLGGS; this comes from the coding sequence ATGACTTTGGTTATGGTCGTCGATGACGACCAAGACCTGGCAGAGATGCTCGGCATCGTATTAACTGGTGCCGGCATCGATGTCGATCTCGTAAGTCGTGGTGACGAGGTTCTGGAGGTATTTAGAAACAATCCTCCAGATCTCGTACTGCTAGATGTAATGCTTCCTGGTTTAGATGGAATTGAAGTTTGTAAGTTAATTCGCGCCGAATCCATGGTGCCGATTGTTATGTTGAGCGCAAAAGGTGACTCACATGATGTCGTGCGCGGACTTGAAGCTGGTGCAGATGATTACATGGTTAAGCCATTTCGCCATCCTTCCGAATTAATCGCTCGTATTCGCACGCGCTTGCGTCGCACAAATGCAGACATCTCTGGGCTACTCGTAATCGGTGATCTTTCAATTGATGTTACAGCCCATGAAGTAAGCAGAGCCGGAAAGAAGATTGCGCTAACTCGTTTGGAATTCGATCTATTAGTTGCCTTAGCTAAAGAGCCGGGTCGCGTCTTTACACGCGATGCGCTGTTAGGTGAGGTTTGGGGCTATCGCCACTCAACGGATACTCGTCTTGTAAATGTCCATGTGCAGCGCCTGCGTTCCAAGGTTGAGCATGATCCAGAGCACCCACACATCATCATGACTGTGCGCGGAGTTGGATATAAAGCAGGAGTCTTGGGCGGTTCCTAG